The Syntrophorhabdaceae bacterium genome has a window encoding:
- the ftsH gene encoding ATP-dependent zinc metalloprotease FtsH, whose translation MSKEKSGSKKNLKKRKGIILEIKDGNKDKEKKTKNFTFLYFIIAIIGIFVINSYLSFRSEIKTVPYSEFKGLVTQMKVGDLTIDAEKIQGTMTQQDGKKVKFVTSRVEDPDLVKDLQKSNVQFSGSFENKILRIIIEWILPFAIMILIWNLLMRKMGGAPSGVLNFGKSRGKIYGEDEIKITFDDVAGVDEAKEELQEIIEYLRFPQKFLDLGGKIPKGILLVGPPGTGKTLLAKAVAGEAKVPFFSMSGSDFVEMFVGVGASRVRDLFSQAQQKAPCIIFIDELDALGKARGMNPLSSHDEREQTLNQLLAEMDGFDTKTGVLIVGATNRPEILDPALLRPGRFDRHVLVDRPDIKGREEILKVHIREVKLAPNIDLSVIAARTPGFVGADLANLINEAALLAARKGKTSVTMDEFEEAIDRVVAGLEKRKRVMSKKEKEIVAYHETGHALMAESLETADPVHKISIIPRGISALGYTMQLPTEDRYLMTKSELIDRMCVLLGGRVAEEIIFDEISTGAQNDLGRATDIARSMVKQYGMSEKLGHMTFEQERKPLFLDISPGSGAKDYSEETAREIDNEVRAIIEHSYTKVKGILTEKRGSLEVVAKTLLEKESIDGEELRRMLKEYVEGDHGN comes from the coding sequence ATGTCGAAAGAAAAGTCAGGATCCAAAAAAAACCTGAAAAAACGCAAGGGTATAATACTGGAGATCAAGGACGGGAATAAGGACAAGGAGAAAAAAACAAAGAACTTCACCTTCCTCTATTTTATCATCGCCATCATCGGCATCTTCGTCATCAACAGCTATCTTTCCTTCCGTTCCGAGATAAAGACCGTACCCTACAGCGAGTTCAAGGGCCTCGTCACGCAGATGAAGGTCGGTGACCTCACCATCGACGCCGAAAAGATCCAGGGAACCATGACCCAGCAGGATGGCAAGAAGGTTAAGTTCGTGACGAGCAGGGTCGAGGACCCCGACCTCGTCAAGGACCTCCAGAAGAGCAACGTTCAGTTCTCCGGTTCTTTCGAGAACAAGATCCTCAGGATCATTATCGAATGGATACTTCCTTTCGCCATCATGATCCTTATATGGAATCTCCTCATGCGAAAGATGGGCGGCGCGCCGTCGGGTGTTCTTAACTTCGGGAAAAGCCGGGGCAAGATCTACGGAGAGGACGAGATAAAGATAACCTTCGATGATGTCGCCGGTGTCGACGAGGCGAAGGAGGAGCTCCAGGAGATAATCGAGTATCTTCGTTTCCCGCAGAAGTTTCTCGATCTCGGCGGAAAGATCCCCAAGGGGATACTGCTGGTCGGCCCGCCGGGTACCGGCAAAACGCTTCTCGCAAAGGCCGTCGCCGGAGAGGCAAAGGTGCCCTTTTTCAGTATGAGCGGTTCCGACTTCGTCGAGATGTTTGTCGGCGTCGGGGCATCCCGGGTCCGGGACCTCTTTTCCCAGGCCCAGCAGAAAGCCCCCTGCATCATCTTCATAGACGAACTCGATGCCCTGGGCAAAGCACGGGGCATGAATCCCCTTTCATCTCACGATGAACGCGAACAAACCCTCAACCAGCTTCTTGCCGAAATGGATGGTTTTGACACCAAGACAGGGGTCCTCATCGTGGGCGCGACGAACAGGCCCGAGATCCTGGACCCGGCGCTGCTGAGGCCGGGAAGGTTCGACAGGCATGTCCTTGTCGACAGGCCCGATATCAAGGGGCGCGAAGAGATCCTCAAGGTCCACATCAGAGAGGTCAAACTTGCGCCCAATATTGACCTCTCCGTCATCGCCGCCAGAACCCCCGGCTTCGTCGGTGCCGATCTGGCAAACCTTATCAATGAAGCAGCCCTTCTTGCCGCGCGGAAAGGAAAAACCTCCGTGACAATGGATGAGTTCGAGGAGGCCATCGACCGCGTGGTGGCCGGTCTTGAGAAGAGGAAAAGGGTGATGAGTAAGAAGGAGAAAGAGATCGTCGCCTATCACGAAACGGGACACGCGCTCATGGCCGAGTCCCTGGAAACCGCTGACCCCGTGCACAAGATATCCATAATCCCCCGGGGCATCTCTGCCCTGGGATATACGATGCAGCTTCCCACGGAAGACAGGTATCTCATGACGAAAAGCGAGCTCATCGACCGCATGTGCGTCCTTCTCGGGGGAAGAGTAGCCGAAGAGATCATCTTCGATGAGATCTCCACCGGCGCCCAGAATGACCTGGGCCGCGCAACTGATATCGCGCGGTCCATGGTAAAGCAGTACGGCATGAGCGAAAAACTCGGTCACATGACCTTCGAACAGGAACGCAAGCCTCTCTTTCTCGATATCAGCCCCGGTTCCGGCGCCAAAGACTACAGCGAGGAAACGGCCAGGGAAATAGACAACGAGGTGCGGGCCATCATCGAGCATTCCTACACAAAGGTAAAGGGCATCCTTACGGAAAAACGTGGGTCTCTGGAAGTGGTCGCCAAAACACTCCTCGAAAAGGAATCCATCGACGGTGAGGAACTGAGACGAATGCTGAAGGAATACGTGGAGGGGGACCATGGTAACTAA